The Hippocampus zosterae strain Florida chromosome 20, ASM2543408v3, whole genome shotgun sequence nucleotide sequence CGCACTCTTGATCAATACGTTTTTACATGAATGGGTAAAGTGAGCTAAATTGTTGCCTCACAAGAAAAAATTATCATACAATGAGCTTGCGTGGATTTTTACAATGGCTAGCATATTTATGGGAAGAAATtcctaattttttaaaataaaaatagttttttttttttatgagaacatgcagtggtgccttgacaatGTATGCCTGAGTCCTgtcatattgtctgtctacatgtgttgctgcaatcCTACGAATGAGCAcatttgttcaaacataagcgAGGCCGATTCGATGAGGAGGGAAAACAACGAGAACAAAAAAAGGCATGAGCCATTCGTTTCCCGCAATGCAGCCGGTCAgccattgtttcatttttttttctctttgagcGCTGCGGTCTCCAGTGGAAGATGATAAAATCATTATAAGTTATTCAAATATTGATGACGATCCGACGGGAAAGAGCGGATGTTTTTTCATTCTATCTTGTTCCAAACACTGGCTGGCTGCACACTCTACTGCCAATCAAAGTATTGGAAAACACACACCGGGAAGACGAGTTGAGTTCAGGATGGTCATATATAACAATTTGGTTGAGAATTCGGGCTATGATGAAAAGGAGGGGGAAAATATGATGGATTAAAattagaaaaatgtcaaaaaatatttccagaaaaaaaagatgatgtgtTTATTCCGGAATTAAGTCATTATGAGTTTATAGGTAcaacctccttttttttttcttccctaaggccgtaatcagttttttttcagctgttgTCATTTGATTTTAATTATACTTAATAGAATTGTAATCAATCAATGCATCAAATTATGACAGTATaggtgcaatgttttttttgtgggggggtggagggtgagCATTTAGGAACATTTTATTAACTGattaattttattaattttaattttattattaactgattaattaattttgaaaaagtaGATAAAGGACTAGAGAATTAAATTTTGATCCCTTAACACTTGAAACAATAAATCTCACCCCGCAGGATCACCCAAGGACATACGCCCTTCGCTTGCCGAACGAAACgcaggccccgccccccccttcggCTGCGGCGAACATAATTGCTTTTCTTCAAATCGACCTCGAGAGCAACAACTGGATCGGAGCGCCCTTCCGAGGGTAAGGACGATGTCATTCGGGCCAATTTCCCCTCAAGGCTCAGCTTAAGGCCTTATCTGCCCCCTCGCAAGTCCAAATGGAGATCCTGATTTGTTTTcccatttatgtgtgtgtgtgtgtgtgtgtgtgtgtgtggtgacatTTGTGTATGGCAATACACAAACGTGCAAGGCATGAACTTCGGCAGGGAGGTGGCCAGGCAGACCAGTTGTTATACGTATGTGTTAGAAGATGAAGATTCAGCCCTGGCACATCTAAATATATTCGAGGTGTGCTTGACATCGTGGTCCCAACATGGAGAACGTAAACGGTGGCAAAGCATCAAAAGTAAAACGTTTACCTTTATTCTCCGTGGTTGAGTTGGCCGAGAAGGGTGACCAGGCTCTACTGGAGAGCCTGGTAAAGAAGAGCCCTGAGGTCCTAGGTGAGAAAGATGAATACGGCGCCGACCCCGTTCATCACGCCGCCGCGGGGGGGCACGTCACCCTCATCAAATTCATCACCGGCGTCCTGGGCCCGCAGGGTAGGGCTACCGATGAGCACCTGATCTGTAGGCGGAAGTTGTTGCATGCAATCTCGTTTGTTCATTTCCGTCCTTCCTCCAAGCGCTGAACGGCTGCGATGAGCGTGGCGATGTTCCCCTCCACTGGGCCGTGGAGAAGAACCAGGCAGAGAGCTGCAGGGTTCTGCTGGACCTGCGGGCAAACCCCAACGTCCTCAACAAGGCGCTGCTGTCACCCCTGCATTTGGCCATCAGCCTGGGACACAACAGATTGGTGGAAGTGAGTCGCAATTCTTTGACTTTGTCAAAATACGTGTTGGATTTCGCCCAAAATTggctgcttcaaatcaaaacgGCCAACGTGCTGTTCAGTTGTCAGCATGAGTCCTTGAAACCCTTTTCCATCGTATTTGCCCCCAAAATGGCCGATTCAAACCAAAACAGCGCAGTTCCTGCTCAATTCTGTGCATAGGTGATTTTTTTCCTCGTATTGTTATGCGTGACACGTCCACCCAATTTTGTGTTGACAAATGAAACTGCTGCCAACAAAGTTCAAAGCCAAGTGGTGCTTTCCCCACTCCTGATGAAAACTTTGGCCTCGGCCTTGGCGTTCACACACCGTAAACTCACGTCGGCGCAAGTCAATCGAGGACGACATCGGGGCGAGCGACACCTTGGACGGGCCGCCAGTCAATCACGCGCCAATCGCACCGTTGACTACTGAAATGAAGTCGAGTGTTTGTCCTTGGCAGCTGCTGCTCTCCTCCGGCACGGTGGACTACGACCAGCCTGGAGACCTTGGCAACACCCCGGTCATGATGGCCTGCTCGCTCAATAACTGCGAAGCTCTCAACTTGTTGGTAAGTACGACAATTTTGGACGGCGGGGGGTACCAAAATGGGAGACACATTTCAAGAAAGGGGGAAAATGTATATAATGGGTTCACAACAATTTGGAGGGTAGCttaaaaacgtgtgtgtgtgtgtgtgtgtgtctttgaaaaGCTCAAGCACGGAGCACGCCTGTGCCAGCAGAACAAGTTGGGGCACTTTGCGGTGCATGCAGCTGCTTTCGCGGGTGCAAAAAGGGCCTTGGAATTCGTCCTGAAGGCCGGTAAGTTGACGCATTGAGTATGAGTACACAAATATATTTCATACACTCTttataaatacatgtttaaaaattTTCCACATATAATGTGGAAAATATAAATTGAATAAATTTGTGagtattgtcataatttagggatattttttttttgtttgttttttgtggggcaacaattaattttaaaaattgtagtATTCATCTTCCGGGTCATTTTCTTTGGGTGGGGCGGGAGGGTAGGCGtaggattttttaaattgatttatttattttttgataggGGTGCAAAACTTGTGTAAGTCACAAAATTTTGGTGAGCATGAAAAATTGATGTTTGATTGGCAAAATTTGGGGGCATCAAATAAGAGTGGAAAAATATTGTAGTAGTAGTCAGTCGGTTAACATTTTTTGGCAGGGTAATTAtctagatagatggatggatggaatggatggaaggattgatggatagatggatagatgtaaaatatccatccatccagattTTGTCAGTGTGTCCTAATTATACTGCATGTGATTgaattatccaccaacaggagAGGAGCTGGGCTACTTGGGTGAAAACCACATTAACTATCTCGACAAATCCAATAGCTCCCCACTGCATCTGGCTGTGCGGGGCGGCAACGTTGAGACCATTCGATTTTGCATCGACAAGGGAGCCAAAATTGACCAGAAACAGGTATCGGTTGGATAGAGCTTGCTGGAATTGGTTCAAATATTTAGCTCCACAAAGATTTTCggctgaaatttggtaggcatgtctgTAATGAGTAGAAGTGCCTTCACAGATGAAATCTTTCATTTTGGTTGGAAGCAACACTCAAAGTTAAaagtcaaagtgaaaaaaaataataacacaaattATGCTTCAGTAAGTGCCACCTGGAGTTTTACACAACGCAGACCCTGAATCTAGTTTCTctaagcaacatgaaatttggtaggcgtgTCAGTTAGACCAATGCTTCCCCAAAAAAGTCACTGGAATCCAAaccaaaagacacaggaagtctacCATTTTGATTCAAATCCACGTTTTAGGCTCATTTCGGCCATAACCAGGTCTCCCAAAAATGAAATTCAGCCTTCATAGCCAGTTTTCCTTTACAGCATgacatttttattacattttatcaTGAGTAGATCCTAAATCATGAgtagatccacaaaaaaagtcacaaaaagccaTGCTTGAAGTACTCATTTTCAGTTCAACTTTACCATTtaccaaagatttttttccaagatttttgttgttgttgagtcaTCACTAATCTAAACCACACATTTAAGATAGATCGAAGATGATAAACCACCAAGGATGATAGTTCTCATCATTACGTATGGGCGGAGCAAAAGTTGGACGACTCGCCATGTGACTCGCCATCCAATGTGAAATCCCCGAGGTCAGAATCCGCCCAAACGTCGTTACAATTATAAGTAATAATACAAGTCATTATAAGTAGCACGGCATTATCATGGCGCCCATTTGCTACTAGTGTTCTTTGCAAGTGGGCTGGTGTCCAAAGCGAGAGAGCCCGCCCGCCATGTAAATTCTAGCAAACGACCTCCACTTACACCGTTGGTGCAATCAGCAGCCTCTTCCTGCCAATCTTGGTTATCTTATTAAAGGCTTGTGTTACACATCTCACTGTTCAGCCAGCGAGTCCTGGGCAACGCTTTTCTCAGTGCACCATACACGCTCGTATGAGTGTGTGCATAGCAAATCCTGCGTGTTTGCGCTGCTCTGTCAAACTCAATATGTCAGCGTGTGGAGAATATGTAATCTCGAGAAGGCTCATTACATGCGGCGGTTTAAATTGacgcgtgtttgtttgtttgggtgcgCAGCACGACAGGTCGACGCCGCTGCACTTGGCGTGTACCCAGGGTGCCATCGAGGTGGTCAAAATGATGCTGTGCGCCCATGGCCGAGTGGAGGACATCATTAACCTCAAGGACGGAGCTTGTCAGACGCCGCTGCACAAGTGGGCCCTCGCCGCAGCTCCACGCCGTGGCggcatgaatggatggatgaatgaatgggttcaaagggggggggggttgtacatCATGGCAGCTTGATGACAGGTGCCCCCAAACATACGAATCGTTGCTGGTTGAATGTCCCTTTTTCGACAGATGTCTCGATTTCTTGATACATGTGCCTTAAGTGTCTTGATGATGTCACCACCAACGACAAGAACGATTTAATCACGCCGCACCTGTCCGTCAAATGACTACATCCATACTGTGACACTTTAACTTGGTGTCTAATCTATTGAGCCAGgccggctccagagccgcatgcggttcTTTAGCGACAtttagtggctccctggagctttatcaAAATGttcgaaaatggaaaaagacttTGATAGAAGGCTAATATCGCTCAAATACAAATAGAtatatgttgcagctccgaaaaaggagtactgcggtgctgttttttttaaacgtacactttatttatgtttatagcagtctcgacaaacacagacatgtctgcgtccgactccgtgccttctctcttctcgttggactcgagaggcgttcaaagacagcctccgaaaaacggcaattaatgatcacttcactgacactaagaaaagcgaaaataatgcaccaaaacaaaaaaaacaaaaaaaaatcaagcgaggaaatcaaaaAGTAAATTCTATAGGgccgtttgtgaacacacaacaaaggaatgaataacaaattctgagacagtccagtttcCTGCGTACATACCgcatttccttcattgtaaattttatagcaggcttttatttttttgcgctccagacatatttggggttttttttgtcctatatggctctttcaacattttgggttgccgacccctgagcTAGGCTAACAATatctgtttcttcttttttttttccagggctaCCATATTTGACCACGTCAACTTAGCCGAGTACCTCATCTCTTTGGTAAACATCTCCACGCAGCATGTACACAAGACCATCCCTAATCATGTGAATTCCTCAATATATCGTAAGGATATGGTACACGTGGCGGCGTTGTAACCTTTGAGCAAATATCCAAGCGCGCTTGTTCACTCAGAGAGGGCTAGCTTGCAATTACTTGTTGAGCATCTGTCGCCATATGCCATTGCCAGAAGAAACGGCTTTCAAGTTGACCTCTAGTCAAGTGATTATTTACACCGCGACGGGGAATAGACGCGTCCGCACCGTTTATCTTAATTAAAAAGACGCGCCTACACCTGGAAATGTTTATGGCCACAATGTTAGTTTGGCCAGTGGATTTCATGCATGCTATTAGTCATAGGCCGATAAAGTGTTGACCGACTCCCCCGCTCACGTGCACCCTGACAGAACATTAACCGGTGGCGTTTGACCACCGACATGAGTTAAACAGAAcagaatatatataatttttttctgctttttgagCTTTTGACAATACACATACTCCACCCAGGGTGCGGATGTCAACGCCGTGGACTGTAAAGACAACCCGCCCTTGCTACTGGCGACCAGTTGCGGCGCGTGGAGGACTGTGGCGCTGCTCCTGTCCAAAGGTGGTAACGCCACACGCATCCATGTTGGCCATAATTTGTGTTTCTCATCATTATTcctccaattcttttttttttttttagaggccAATGTCAATCTAACGGACAGGTTTGGCTGCAACTTCCTTCATCTGGCCATCTTGCAACCCAAGGGGCTGAAGAATTTACCAGAAGACGCGCTGCAGGTAAATGTTTGTCACCGTGAAGCTGGCTGGCTCTGTATTTGCTATTTGAATGAGTCAAAATGCAAAGATACATACACAAATCAAAatcattacatttcaaaaatgtcgtTCCAATGTACCTGGAtaatcattactttttttttttaattaacaaatTTCTGACTTAATCCAATGATAATcatctcattcactcccaaagacgtttttaaacgtcttttcagacttggtctagaattggctggtactgaatgagttttaagcatcttttgaaaaaagaaaacaaaaaaaaacaacaacgaaaagctcaagaaataaaacaacttatacaaatatatacatatattcatatatacaactcatacaatacaatacatgctgatttataatcAGGAGCAGAAAAATATGCcttaaacttttaaaaaattaactctGCACTTTGATTGGCCTGTCCGTTTTTGGGGGCGTGGCTTAGTCAATGCTTAGTTTCTGTATTTCGGATGTCCACTCGAAATCAGGTGCGATCTTCCCGTTTACCATTGTCCTCTATTGCTTATGTCATCTGCCTTTAACTTCACATAAGATGCATGTTACGTAAGCTATAGCCGAGCAATTGGCCGCATGAGCGCTTCGGCGCACACAATGCGTCCCAGCTGTCTTATAGATCGGTCTTCATATGATGTTTCTTTCTCTGGCTCTTTCAGCGCAACAGCGTGAAGGCGTTGCTGAGCTGTGAGGACAAGGAGGGCTGCACGCCACTGCACTACGCCTGCCGGCTGGGCATCCACGACTCGGTGCGCAACATGCTGGGACTCTCGGGCCAGCTGGGCCTCGCGTGCAAGTCCAAGGACAAGAAGTCCGCCCTGCACTTTGCCGCTCAGTGAGTGACTTCGGTAGCCCCGAGGgcacggggaaaaaaacagtgcaGCTGTTCGTTCCAGGGTTATGCTCCACAGTCTCTTCTTGGCTGCAGCAGCCTGTTTTCCTCTTGAGACTAAGGGCAGTGACAAGCCATTACCATATAGAGGACATAAGATTTAGTTCAGGGTCTTTGTTCTGAATGCTGCACGATTTTATTCTGtggtctccactttgctgcattgGCCCTTGGTCTCCTTGTAAATAAACTTCTGAAACTTGCATGCAAGCCCAAAAACAAGATGCCGCATCTGCACTAACACCGTAGTGTCCTCTTGCTTCAGTGCCTTGTTTTTGCTTGTATCCTTGCAAAAACTAAGGGCAGGGATGAACTAATGATGTCTCCACAATCTCCTATTTGCTGCTTTAGCCCATTTTCATGTTGCCCATAGTCTGGAGAGGAGACCAAGGAAATATACCTTAAGCGCCATAAGGGTCAGGGTGAGGGTCTTAGATCTGATCTGTACTATTTTACTCCCCAGTCTCCTCTTTGTTGCCCATTTTCTCAGTTCTCTGAATCGACTGGTGCCATTTGCCATGCAAGCACTATAACAAAATGTTCACACTGTACTGTAATATGCCACAGTCTCTTCTTGGCTGCAAAGGCCCATTTGGGCAAGTAacctgatatatatatactgtatatatatatataatatatatatatatatatagctgtgtctgtgtttgttccGAACGTTACCCAACACTTTTCTGCAAGAGCCCGAAGTCTCCTCTTGAATAAACTTGTTATCCTGAGCCTTGTATGCAAGTACAAAGGCAGTCTATTAGGTGCCAAGCATTACGAGCCAAACCCATGTGAGTTGGGGTGAGGAGCACGATTACACTCCGCAGTGTTCAGTTTTCTGAAatggcccttttttttgttgttgttgaccttAGTCTCCACATGAATAAAATTGTGAATAGTCAGTGAGTAAAGCTGTAGGATCGAGTCACTATACACAACAGGCTTCACTTTGCCGCAAACTTTTTTGTGGTTCATTCTTAAAAATGCACAGTCAACAATACGGTTTTACTTCTTCAATTTGATatgctgttggaaaaaaaaaacaaaaaaacactgcagGAGCATAATGGCTAAAATATGACTCTTCCGAGACCTGAGACTGAAGCCAACTGTTTCATTTCCCTAATTGGACTAACGGGATATGGGGACAAAAGAACAATGTCAGTGTGTGTCGCCGTTACCTCAACATCcagtttcttatttattttatttttttggggggcaaaaagCTTTTTTGATGATTAATTGGACGTGACATCTCCATTATGCACGGACCCAAGGGCCTGGAATAGAATCCCATTAGTGAGGCAtatgcgattttttttccccgggaGGTGTGAAATGAGTGGTCATGTACTTATTCCTTTTGTGCTACGGGGCAAATGAAGGGCTATGATATCATAaagcatgatgatgatgacggttTGAAAACCGGGTTCTCAAACCATGAACCACGGACCACCAGGGGTCTACGAGCAGCAGTTTGCACtctaaaaaaaatgggggggcgggggggggaacgaATTAGGGGTTGAATAACCCACAAAACAccccacttttttggggggcggggggttgttttgACCCACATTGTTGgactccattttatttgtaatttttacaATGTTACGGTAGAACAAAATGAATATTTGAATTTAAGCAAAATTAAAGTTTGCATTGTTGTGAAGGTTATTTGATTGGCtcaaatttggacttttttttcctctataaATATAAATTTTAGTCTAACATTATGACTGTTCAAAAATAACTAATTTTTGTGGCATTTCagggcacacattttttttctcctataagcaaaactaaactaaatttagaattgagaaaacattttgttgttgaaataaaataaaaacctaaaCATAAAGATCTAAATCTAAAATCTAAATCTTACCTTTATAACCCAAACTACAATTGTTGTACAGCAATacagcaaaaacaacatttcctgTATTGCTGTACATCTGTACAGAAAATTTTAGTTTTCTTTATTGCATATGTGCGCTTAtcttgcactcaacaaatactctacattaaaaaaaactaagactAAAATataaactaaaatgaagcatttaaaaacatgaataaacaCTAACAAACCTGGAACTAAAACACAAttagaaataaataattgaatacataaataataaaataatgtccTGCCTGAAAAGTGaccttgaacaaaaacaaatttgaaggACCCGAATATGAATTCTGTGACTTTTGTGCCCTCTAGGTGTCATTATAGctttgtttgccccccccctccccaaccccccaccccttgtaGGTATGGCCGCATCAACACTTGTCACCGACTGCTGGAGACCATCACCGACTCGCGCTTGCTCAACGAAGGCGACGAGCGAGGCCAGACGCCGCTTCACTTGGCGTCCCGAGGTGGACACACGCAGGTGGTGGAGCTGCTGTTGCGCAAAGGGGCTCTTTTTCACAGGTACACGTCAACACGCCCTTCAAAAATCGACTTTGTAGTGCAGAGCTTCAAATGCTGACTTTGGTGCAACAgtgttatgtgttttttttctctacccCGCCAGCACAAACTCTTATTACCACCCGTTTTAATATGTTTGTTCGTGTGTAGTGATTACAAGGGCTGGACATGTCTGCACCATGCGGCCTCAGAGGGCTACACGCAAACTATGGAGATTATATTATCCGCCAATATGAAACTGCTGGATAAAACAGATGAAGATGGGGTATGATTGATTTCGCCACACCATCAAATTTCAAAAGTAGGACATCATTAAAAAGACAACATACTCTCATGTGATGTTCGCAGAACACCGCCCTCCACATGGCGGCGAGGATGGGCCACGTGGCGGCCGCCATGCTCATGGTGAACCAGGGGGCGGAGTTTGTGTTGAACAAGAGCGACATGTCATTTCTCCACGAAGCTCTGCACAACGGGAAGCAGGATGTGGTCAACGCCGTCATTGACAGTGAGAGGTATGTACAACTCTTCGGTTAGCAAAAAATACTGTGGCTCCTCGAGAGGCAAAGAAAAatatgtacagtgaaactcctctacaacgaaatcatgtctgcaacaagacatttttcacaacagggggcttttcactgtagcaaattttatctcagatgtaaacacacaaaacatctttatttttattccaatacgttgtgcataaatatgagctgacacttatttgacacttcacacAGCCAGTGTAGACATAAAAAAACGGGAAAGaaatttatgatcagcattcactttcacttacatcaatttcttgcataatgtcttgtattttgcttcctccatctttcattttattacttttatcctgtcatCAAGCGTgaatcattttcttttctttactccttggtctgcaaaggtcagtttcgtagccattttagcaatgtaaTGTTTGttctacttcctggactactgcgcatgtatAAACCAGTGtgttggttgctgttgccgtttccgaacataGCAGCAGAGGTcactgtggcatgctgaggttggattagactttggcggaaggtttgttttcattgtagtgaatctcgttgcgagggaagagcagagaaaaagatttcgtataacggaacagggggacTATTCGTCATAGAGCAGAAAaatgggaatggctttcatgcatgaacatcttttcacactagggggcattttcacccatgtaggttgcgttagaggagtttcactggacCGATACTTCCGATCGGAAAGGAGACCGCTCCCTCTTAGAATTATTGGCTGAAAAATTGAGCCAAATGGCAACTAAGTATTTAGCCACACCTACCTTAAAGATCATTTCGCcttgacatgattttttttgcgcCAAAAACTGTGAAATTTGCACGATTGTGTGAAATCGGCCATGGCTCGAATGCCAAAAATATGTCGCCTTGATATGTTTGTCCCTGCAGATGTGAGGAGGCGGTGGTTATGTTTAAGGTCGGTGGATCCCAGCGTTGCCCCATCATGGACATGATTGAATACTTGCCCGAGACCTACAAGGTTTGTCTTCTCGCGTGTCACTCCTCGCCATTCTGAAATGTCACATTGATTCCTGCTTCGTAGCACCTGTTGGACCgcagcgtgagggagtcggagGATGATCACAACTGTCCCAACTTTCACGTAAATTCAAGGCAATGTGAATCCCACCTCAACGCAAAAGACAAATCTGACGTCCTGCCTTCCACAGATTGAATACGACTTCAAGTGGCTGCAAGCACCGCTCGAA carries:
- the trpa1b gene encoding transient receptor potential cation channel subfamily A member 1b; translated protein: MNFGREVARQTSCYTYVLEDEDSALAHLNIFELAEKGDQALLESLVKKSPEVLGEKDEYGADPVHHAAAGGHVTLIKFITGVLGPQALNGCDERGDVPLHWAVEKNQAESCRVLLDLRANPNVLNKALLSPLHLAISLGHNRLVELLLSSGTVDYDQPGDLGNTPVMMACSLNNCEALNLLLKHGARLCQQNKLGHFAVHAAAFAGAKRALEFVLKAGEELGYLGENHINYLDKSNSSPLHLAVRGGNVETIRFCIDKGAKIDQKQHDRSTPLHLACTQGAIEVVKMMLCAHGRVEDIINLKDGACQTPLHKATIFDHVNLAEYLISLGADVNAVDCKDNPPLLLATSCGAWRTVALLLSKEANVNLTDRFGCNFLHLAILQPKGLKNLPEDALQRNSVKALLSCEDKEGCTPLHYACRLGIHDSVRNMLGLSGQLGLACKSKDKKSALHFAAQYGRINTCHRLLETITDSRLLNEGDERGQTPLHLASRGGHTQVVELLLRKGALFHSDYKGWTCLHHAASEGYTQTMEIILSANMKLLDKTDEDGNTALHMAARMGHVAAAMLMVNQGAEFVLNKSDMSFLHEALHNGKQDVVNAVIDSERCEEAVVMFKVGGSQRCPIMDMIEYLPETYKHLLDRSVRESEDDHNCPNFHIEYDFKWLQAPLEMQKKGDKSIRAQPLAALNALVMYNRLGLLNHPVCKKYLSMKWVAYGSMAHILNMFMYLMGLLPLTHLIVTLRPTINITETGERKITMVPVSFVEQSVFLSFCMVMVLIMNVYSILKEVLQIIQQRWNYLKDYSNQVDWSSAVCALLFVIPLMLNASGSWYWQAGAMAVLNSWIAFLLYLQRFEGIGIYVVMFGEICRTFCRTVMLFIFLLLAFALAFHALLLDQKEFQNLPLSMMQTFVMMVGELNYQNNFLDAYLNNEFPFSGLTYLTFVTFVLMIPIILMNLLIGLAVGDIAEVQRNAAMKRIAMQIELHTGLEDKLPYWFIKRADKPSVIIYPNRKCSKNFIMCLFGGSGPANDEWKRTQASQRCSMLEGELKKQKCRLKEMSGMLEKQHNLLKLIIQKMDITYEADEYDGPVNVRGATWKRVSPPKRTTSVSRWVPLMKAIESRPK